From the genome of Hymenobacter cellulosilyticus, one region includes:
- a CDS encoding ABC transporter substrate-binding protein: MKHLLFGFLVVVSGAFSACSTHREDSAPAVRIRWERDPENLDPLVLPNENSLEAANMLYSSLLFVDPSRQQFTPCLAEALPTVERTDSLTLLTYRIRPEAVWDNGQPVLARDVAFTLKVMNCPGLPIESNQAQWGFIRDIRLDPADPRRFTLVCAGHSPEYAWSSGDYVILPEYPLDPQGQLRPISLAALRADTTADRRNPVVGAFVQRYKQAQLDHHPERLPGSGAYTLAQWEPGRFLTFKRKAHWWADTLHSPLLPLQAHPQQLDYQIIPDEATALLALRRGDIDVFPMMPAREFQRLRQEVDSKSKLQFFTADSYKMITACFNTRQPLLQDRFTRQALSSLFDVPALIQATQLGMAYPSVGLINPNSKEFYNDSLPLPTFSPQEATSLLQKAGWQRQGSGGWIRQDTNGTPQRLALTLSYRAGDPAFETIALQLRAAAAKLGIPIQPQPLEASLFFDKLRAGSVDLYLFTITGNPFVYNFAPILHSKSIGSGNYTGFGNAASDQLIEAIAAEENEARQAVLLRRFQRLIHEEKPLTVLFFLRSRLAASQRVTNVQVTGLRPGYTATAIRIAPSGAK; encoded by the coding sequence CAGCAAATATGCTGTATTCCAGTTTGTTGTTTGTAGACCCCAGCCGTCAGCAATTTACCCCCTGCTTGGCCGAGGCCCTGCCTACTGTTGAGCGCACAGATTCCCTGACGCTACTCACCTACCGAATAAGACCCGAGGCGGTCTGGGACAACGGCCAGCCAGTTCTGGCTCGTGATGTTGCCTTTACCCTCAAGGTAATGAACTGCCCGGGGTTGCCCATCGAGTCTAATCAGGCACAATGGGGCTTCATACGGGACATTCGCCTTGACCCAGCCGACCCGCGCCGCTTTACCCTCGTCTGCGCGGGCCACTCCCCAGAGTATGCGTGGTCGTCGGGCGACTATGTCATCCTTCCGGAATATCCCCTGGACCCACAAGGCCAGTTGCGGCCTATTTCTCTGGCTGCTTTGCGAGCCGATACGACTGCGGATCGGCGTAATCCGGTTGTTGGGGCTTTTGTACAGCGTTATAAGCAAGCCCAGCTGGATCATCACCCGGAGCGGTTGCCCGGGAGTGGTGCTTACACGCTGGCGCAGTGGGAGCCGGGGCGCTTTCTTACCTTTAAACGGAAAGCACATTGGTGGGCTGATACGCTGCACTCCCCTCTACTACCCCTGCAGGCCCATCCCCAACAACTCGATTATCAGATTATCCCCGATGAGGCAACGGCTTTGCTAGCTCTGCGGCGCGGAGATATTGACGTATTTCCGATGATGCCGGCCAGGGAATTTCAGCGGTTGCGGCAGGAAGTTGACTCTAAATCTAAGCTGCAGTTCTTCACGGCCGACTCATACAAGATGATAACGGCCTGTTTCAATACCCGGCAACCCCTGCTACAGGATCGGTTTACGCGGCAGGCGCTGAGCAGCCTGTTCGATGTTCCGGCGCTGATTCAGGCTACTCAGCTAGGTATGGCCTACCCCAGTGTTGGTTTGATTAATCCCAATAGCAAGGAATTTTACAACGACAGCCTGCCTCTCCCTACGTTTTCGCCCCAGGAGGCAACATCCTTGTTGCAAAAAGCTGGCTGGCAACGGCAAGGCAGCGGTGGCTGGATTCGCCAGGATACTAACGGCACCCCGCAGCGTTTGGCGCTTACGCTAAGCTACCGAGCCGGCGACCCAGCCTTCGAAACTATAGCACTGCAGCTACGAGCGGCCGCCGCCAAGCTAGGAATCCCGATTCAGCCCCAGCCACTCGAAGCGTCTTTATTCTTTGATAAGCTCCGGGCAGGCTCAGTTGACTTATATTTGTTTACTATCACTGGCAACCCTTTCGTTTACAATTTTGCGCCGATTCTGCACTCGAAGAGCATCGGCTCAGGTAATTATACAGGCTTTGGAAATGCCGCCAGCGACCAGCTTATCGAGGCCATTGCAGCGGAAGAGAACGAGGCACGACAAGCCGTCCTGCTGCGCCGCTTCCAACGCCTGATCCACGAAGAAAAGCCCCTCACGGTCCTTTTTTTCCTCCGTTCCCGCCTGGCAGCGTCTCAGCGGGTAACGAATGTGCAGGTGACCGGGCTGCGGCCCGGCTACACGGCTACTGCTATCCGAATAGCACCGAGTGGAGCCAAATAA
- a CDS encoding ABC transporter permease, with the protein MGRFLFIRLLRTLPTAWGILSIIFLLSRLLASNQLRLSELQGSALGGHALTAAQLRSAEFRLQQRLGLDLPLFYLTPAPTSRETVAYRWQWNGWRNQYHLWLRSMVRGDLGRSFRDNQPVTSLLGRTLVSTLALTSGAFLLTIGTAYSLAIGLSQARRWRSTLLAILHLLQGLPLFVVALLLLLLLANPDLLDLFPAYGLAPSEPAQSWLTRWLVNAHHLVLPWLSLTLVSLPAMVVQLDTSLQHELQQNYSTTARAKGLAHGQVMRRHALRNALLPSITQITDLLPALVAGAVVVELIFAVPGMGRALAEAAAARDFPVLLGGVLLVALVRLLSQILADWLYYQADPRIQLET; encoded by the coding sequence ATGGGGCGCTTTCTGTTTATCCGCCTCCTGCGCACCTTGCCTACGGCCTGGGGAATTCTTTCTATCATCTTCCTACTAAGCCGGCTGCTGGCTAGCAACCAGCTACGGCTATCCGAATTACAGGGCAGTGCCTTGGGCGGCCATGCTCTCACGGCAGCTCAGCTCCGGTCGGCCGAGTTTCGTCTGCAGCAACGACTGGGGCTTGATCTGCCCCTATTCTACCTTACTCCGGCTCCAACATCAAGAGAGACAGTAGCTTACCGGTGGCAGTGGAACGGCTGGCGAAACCAGTATCACCTCTGGCTGCGCAGTATGGTACGCGGTGACCTAGGCCGGTCTTTCCGGGATAATCAGCCCGTAACGTCCTTGCTGGGCCGAACTCTGGTTTCCACCCTGGCCCTGACTAGTGGGGCTTTTTTACTTACCATCGGCACGGCTTACAGTCTGGCTATAGGCTTGAGCCAAGCCCGACGTTGGCGCAGCACCTTGTTGGCAATTCTTCATTTGCTGCAGGGCTTGCCGCTTTTCGTGGTGGCGCTGCTGCTCCTGCTGCTTTTGGCCAACCCGGACCTACTGGACCTGTTTCCGGCTTATGGCCTGGCCCCTTCTGAACCGGCGCAGAGTTGGCTGACCCGCTGGCTGGTCAACGCACATCATCTGGTTTTGCCCTGGCTGAGCTTGACGTTGGTTAGTCTCCCGGCAATGGTCGTACAACTTGACACGTCCCTGCAGCACGAGTTACAGCAGAATTATAGCACTACGGCCCGGGCCAAAGGGCTGGCGCATGGTCAGGTAATGCGGCGACACGCGCTGCGCAATGCCCTTCTTCCCTCCATTACCCAGATAACCGATTTGCTGCCCGCCCTGGTAGCTGGGGCGGTAGTAGTAGAGCTGATTTTTGCGGTACCCGGTATGGGCCGTGCTCTTGCCGAAGCTGCTGCGGCCCGGGACTTTCCCGTTTTGCTGGGAGG